In Methanococcus voltae, the sequence GAAAATAAAACATATGGCTACTGCCCGACTCAGGGATTATTAGAAACCCGTGAATTTTTGGCAGAATTAAACAATAGTAAAAATGGTGCTCAAATCACATCAAATGATATGATATTTTTCAACGGATTAGGGGATGCTATTACAAATATTTACGGTTTAATGAAAAAAGAGTGTAGAGTAATTGGCCCTACGCCTGCATATTCGACACACTCGTCTGCAGAGGGGTTATACTCGAATAGTTCGCCTGTTATGTATGAATTAGATAAAAATAATCTATGGTATCCTGATTTAGATGATTTGGAAAACAAAGTTAAATATAATCCATCTGTTAGTGGAATATTGTTAATAAATCCGGGCAATCCTACTGGTGCAGTGTATTCTAAGAAATTATTAAATGATATTGTAGATATTGCTAACGAATACGACGTGTTTATACTTTGCGATGAAATTTATCAAAATTTGGTCTATAATGGTAAAAAGCACGTGAGTCTTTCGGAAGTAATTGACGATGTTTGCGGGATATCTATGAAAGGTATTTCTAAGGATTTACCTTGGCCTGGCTCTCGATGTGGTTGGACAGAATTTTATAACAAAGAAAAAGACCCTGTATTCAAAAAATACGTTGAAAATATTGGTAAATTTAAAATGATTGAAGTTTGTTCAACTACATTACCTCAAACCATTATTCCAAAAGTAATGGGTGATAAAAGGTTTGAAAAGTCATTGGATGAACGTAAAAAATATTATGAAAAAGCTTCAAATTACGCATACAAAACACTCAATAAAATTGAAGGTGTTTCGTTGAATCTTACAAATGGGGCATTTTACGGTGCTTTGACATTTGATGATGGAGTTTTAAATAATAATCAGCATTTAAAAATGGATAAAGAGCTGGAAGTATATATAATGGGTGTTTTAGAACAATGCGGACATCATTCTTTAGTTGAGAAAGATAAAAGATTTGTATATAACCTATTAGGTGCTTCAGGAATTTGTATGGTTCCTTTAACGTCATTCTGCTCAAAACATAATGGATTAAGGTTTACACTCCTTGAAAGAGATGAATCTATTATGAAATGGACATTTAAAACATTAGGGGAAAAAATAGACGAGTACATTAATAGTACCACTAATTAATTTAATATATACTATTTTTATTTTATATTTTATATTCCAAATATTAGTTCTAATATCATTATTGAATTTATATCTATAATTATATAAATTTTCAAATAGATAAATAATATTGTAAATAATTTAAATTTTTAAATTTTTAAATACTTGTTTTCAATTGAAATACAACTACTGATAAACATAAGATTACCATTAAATACTCAATTATAACATAAAACAGTTAACTGGGTGATTTTGTGAAAAAAATACTTGTAATAAATGGTAGTCCTTTAAAAAATGGAAATACTGCAAAAATACTTAATCAGATGATGAAAGGAATTTCAGAAAGTTTAAATTCGGATGTATGTTTTCACGAATATAATTTGGAAGAAATTAATTTTGAGGGCTGTAATGAATGTATGGATTGTAGGGAAACTTTTGCGTGTAGTTTAGACGATGATATGTCCGAAATATTGGAAGAATTAAAAGAAGCAGATTATTTAATATTTGGAACTCCGATATTTATGTGGCAAATAACTGGACAAGCTAAATGCTTTATCGATAGATTATATCCTGTAATTTCAAATGATTTTAAAACCAGGTTGTCAGATATCGCAACAATTACGGTATATACACAAGCAAATCCTGATAAAAACGCATTTATTAATTATAT encodes:
- a CDS encoding pyridoxal phosphate-dependent aminotransferase, producing the protein MRNNIVNKGTEELSYEIRGIVAVAEKARELGKNIIWENIGDPIAKGEQMPEWIKEIVSESALENKTYGYCPTQGLLETREFLAELNNSKNGAQITSNDMIFFNGLGDAITNIYGLMKKECRVIGPTPAYSTHSSAEGLYSNSSPVMYELDKNNLWYPDLDDLENKVKYNPSVSGILLINPGNPTGAVYSKKLLNDIVDIANEYDVFILCDEIYQNLVYNGKKHVSLSEVIDDVCGISMKGISKDLPWPGSRCGWTEFYNKEKDPVFKKYVENIGKFKMIEVCSTTLPQTIIPKVMGDKRFEKSLDERKKYYEKASNYAYKTLNKIEGVSLNLTNGAFYGALTFDDGVLNNNQHLKMDKELEVYIMGVLEQCGHHSLVEKDKRFVYNLLGASGICMVPLTSFCSKHNGLRFTLLERDESIMKWTFKTLGEKIDEYINSTTN
- a CDS encoding flavodoxin family protein, whose protein sequence is MKKILVINGSPLKNGNTAKILNQMMKGISESLNSDVCFHEYNLEEINFEGCNECMDCRETFACSLDDDMSEILEELKEADYLIFGTPIFMWQITGQAKCFIDRLYPVISNDFKTRLSDIATITVYTQANPDKNAFINYISHNNEVLDFLGLNVIDTLIVGGLNEQNPAEKHVYALEKAYHLGKKLIK